The DNA region ctcccttcctcccttccccttctcctctccccccgcatAATTGCTTCCTTTCCCCCTGTCTCCCGCAGCGTGTCGCTTCATCATGGCCGGGTCGCTCCTCTTCGTCAACCTTCgaccccttccgcctccccgTCCCAATTTCTTCGCGCCGCCTTCCCGagcttttccttccacccctccccccttttcccttccccccctccccccttcccccccctccccccccttccccccctccccccccctcccccccccccccctcccttcccccccccttcctccctccccccttcccccctcccttccccttcccttccccctccccccttccccttcccccttccccttccccccttcctcccttcccccttccccccttcctttccccctccccccctcctcccacccaccccccataattgttctttccccttctcccgcaGCGTGGTCGGCTTCATCATGGCCGGGTCGCTCCTCTTCGTCAACCTGTTCgaccccttccgcctccccgTCACCAATTTCTTCGACGCCGCCTTCGGGCCGAGGACGGAGCGACGACGCAGGCGGGAGGCGGGGGCGGCGGCGGTGCACAAGGGCCTCGAGGTCTACGTGGCCGAGACCTTCGATGCCCTGGTGGCTTCCATGGACAAGCTGGAAGCCCTGGCCGGCAGCGTGGaggagtagcagcagcagcgCGAGGAAgcttagtttttttattatattattgttatatatttttcttgttagtctttttttttttttttttttgtccgtttcCCCCCGAAGCTTTGGGTGGCGGATCGGCTGCtgcaataaatgttttttttcctcgAAGATCTGCGTTCGTGTTCTTGTTTCCTTTGTTTGTCCTGTCCAGCGTTTAATGAGGAAAGTATAGTCTGATATGGAAATTATAATCGTTCGATGTGACATGAAAAATGTTTACAGTCGATACGACTTTcttagtgataatcattataatcataataatataaagcaCAGGATATCATGATTGCATTTTACTTCCCGTGTGCAATTTGGCTGATAATAGACAATAAAGGAGTTGGAAACATATtttccattcaaaaaaaaaaaaaaaaatgtagacatGTAATACGATACAATAAAATATGAATtagaactgataataaaaaaaaatacagcattcAGAACAGAGAAGTGGAACAAGTATAtaatgcagaaaaaaagaaaccagtTTAACCACGATGGGGAAAATACCCAAACTagcaacattacaaaaaaaaaaaaaaaaaaaaaaaaaaaaaaaaaattccccacaACCCTTTCCTCGTtgttggcgggggagggggggggggacttaggaGGCCCAATGTAGAGATCACctctgccttgggcctcagccctcgcctcgactaattttgcatcTCTTTTTCTACgcgttttcttctcttcatccctttttcTGTTCACTTATATTGATTGTTCACTTTTAAAAATAttgcccccccaatcccttgcctgttgttgtcgtgggggggcttacgaggcggagactgggacccaatgctggggaactccccaaccttgggactcagcccttgactttttttttttttttttttttttccccctcctactttttcctttgtcccttctactatccacttcctaaggtgtgagagccgtgctgaaaggatgaaaggctgactttgtgccagtcctgaacggcctgagggagccatgggcacggtattcccctgctttagttgtctagcccttacccctcaagcgaccctgaggggtggaccgtttctctccccaacatactccaggcttatcatggccaacaatgaataaccattaaccataccattattacaggcaattgcctcttcatcaaatagctccagcaattcaaactcgcccgattccccgattccctgaccccgggctctcctttgaccacggctctgaacactacaactaataccccctcctcaatgccgactagtacagtatccaccctaatcaacaccccaggagacatttctactcccaacatgctcaacttcaacaactatacccccacaaccttcatcaactactccatcctcccttattactacctcacaaccttattgtccacctccccataacactacctccctcaacactactccctcttccacatgcccccgtccttctactacccccatctctacaaaattcttaaatctatttagcccagacaaatgggaccgattttcgtgatccctcccacaacttctcacactttctgctttgacaatctgttttcattcctcaaatgcacatacatccttcacttgatctaacccctatacattaccttacccaaccttaacccatttactcgtcaattcctttgcccaactttgacaacaaatcactaactcaaccacccttcactaccatttgctatagtgctacatgaccttagatgtctagcacatttattttgcttttaaccattaaccattaaccgttTAACAATATTGTCATATGTTGTGTGACCGTTAATGGCGCACACTTGTTTCCTTTGACTGTTGACCATTCTgagaatccacaaacatcgccttgtgaacaaaaaaacttaatgaagtattcatttacttatctatttgagTGCATTGTCTACCTGTGAagactctccctcattctcttctctctctctctttccctcattctcttctctctctctctttccctcattctcttctctctctctctttccctcattctcttctctctctctctcctctctctcttctctctctcctctctctcttctctctcccctctctctcttctctctcccctctctctcttctctctcccctctctctcttctctctcccctctctctcttctctctcccctctctctcttctctctcccctctctctcttctctctcccctctctctcttctctctcccctctctctcttctctctcccctctctctcttctctctcccctctctctcttctctctcccctctctctcttctctctcccctctctctcttctctctccctctctctcttctctctcccctctctctcttctctctcccctctctctcttctctctcccctctctctcttctctctcccctctctctcttctctctcccctctctctcttctctctcccctctctctcttctctctcccctctctctcttctctctcccctctctctcttctctctcccctctctctcttctctctcccctctctctcttctctctcccctctctctcttctctctcccctctctctcttctctctcccctctctctcttctctctcccctctctctcttctctctcccctctctctcttctctctcccctctctctcttctctctcccctctctctcttctctctcccctctctctcttctctctcccctctctctcttctctctcccctctctctcttctctctcccctctctctcttctctctcccctctctctcttctctctcccctctctctcttctctctcccctctctctcttctctctcccctctctctcttctctctcccctctctctcttctctctcccctctctctcttctctctcccctctctctcttctctctcccctctctctcttctctctcccctctctctcttctctctcccctctctctcttctctctcccctctctctcttctctctcccctctctctcttctctctcccctctctctcttctctctcccctctctctctctctctcccctctctctccctctctctcttctctctcccctctctctcttctctctcccctctctctcttctctctcccctctctctcttctctctcccctctctctcttctctctcccctctctctcttctctctcccctctctctcttctctctcccctctctctcttctctctcccctctctctcttctctctcccctctctctcttctctctcccctctctctcttctctctcccctctctctcttctctctcccctctctctcttctctctcccctctctctcttctctctcccctctctctcttctctctcccctctctctcttctctctcccctctctctcttctctctcccctctctctcttctctctcccctctctctcttctctctcccctctctctcttctctctcccctctctctcttctctctcccctctctctcttctctctcccctctctctcttctctctcccctctctctcttctctctcccctctctctcttctctctcccctctctctcttctctctcccctctctctcttctctctcccctctctctcttctctctcccctctctctcttctctctcccctctctctcttctctctcccctctctctcttctctctcccctctctctcccctctctccccctctctctcttctctctcccctctctctcttctctctcccctctctctcttctctctccccctctctctcttctctctccctctctctcttctctctctcccctctctctcttctctctcccctctctctcttctctcttctctctctctcttctctctcccctctctctcccctctctctcccctctctctccctctctctcccctctctctccctctctctcccctctctctcccctctctctcccgtctctctccctttccctctctctctcctctctctcccttttcctctctctctcccctctctctctcctttcctctctctcccccctctctcttctctctcccctctctctcttctctctcccctctctctcttctctctcccctctctctcttctctctcccctctctctcttctctctcccctctctctcttctctctcccctctctctcttctctctcccctctctctcttctctctcccctctctctcttctctctcccctctctctcttctctctctctctctctctctctctccctctctctctcccctctctctcccctctctctcccctctctctcccctctctctcccctctctctcccttttccctctctctctcctctctctcccttttccctctctctcccctctctctcccttttccctctctctcccctctctctcccttttccctctctctcttctctctctcccctctctctcttctctctcccctctctctcttctctctcccctctctctcttctctctcccctctctctcttctctctcccctctctctcttctctctcccctctctctcttctctctcccctctctctcttctctctcccctctctctcttctctctcccctctctctcttctctctctcctctctctcttctctctcccctctctctcttctctctccctctctctctctctctctctctctctctctctctctctctctctcttctctctctcttctctctctcttctctctcttctctctcttctctctctcttctctctctcttctctctctctctctctcttctctctctcttctctctctcttctctctctcttctctctctcttctctctcttctctctctcttctctctctcttctctctctcttctctctctcttctctctctcttctctctctcttctctctctcttctctctctctctctctctctcttctctctctctccccctctctcttctctctctctccccctctctctctctctctctccccctctctctctctctctctctctctctctctctctctctctctctctctctctctctctctctctctctctctctctctctctctctctctctctctctctctcattcccattagctctttttttttctctctctgtttctcttcccccccaatccccgtgtatggaggggagggggggggggcttaggagacggagattgGGACCCCTTTCTTGGGCCTCAGCTCTCGACCCAACTAATATTGCACGGTCATTTCTTCCCATTTCCGTTTCCTTCTCATCTCAAACCCCTTCTTCCAATCActttctaaggtgtgagagccgtgttgaaaggatgaaaggctgacattGTGCCAGTCATAAACGGCATtgtattcccctgtttagttgtttaGCCCTTGCCCCTCGAGGAGAACCCTgcggggtggactgttttttctccccaacatatcataagcttaccatggccagtaatgaagactttACACCATTAATAGAGGCATTAAGGCttacccctttatcaaatagccctacTAGTTTCAATTCTGgttccccgaccccaggctctcctttgaccacgactctgaacactgctacgAGTATCTCCTCCTCAGTACCTACTATCACATCAGCCCAGTCCAAATCATCCATCCAGGTCAGTACTCATTCACCAGgaaacattcctcctcccccaacatcatcttcatctctttcacctcaactTTCTTCATCAATGACCCCATTCTCCCTTGTTACTACTCTGTAACCTTATTGTCCACTTCTctacagtactacctctctcactcccccttccacatgtccccgtccttctactacccctctTCTACAAATTTCTTGTTGAATTCTTTGTTTAGCCCAACAACTCACCTCTCTTCCGGcagtgcctccaaaaacaagcagGCAAAATTTCCTTCCGCAGCCGCCCTGATCGTTCCCGCCTTGCCACAGGTACATCAGAATCCTAGGttatagcattatcaaccctaACTGACTTTAACCCTAACAAACCCATTCCTGTccagcctcatccctcccccAATACTTGTACATTGTCTCTATTTCCccgacaaactgccctgtctGCGACAAGGATTCGTCAGATTGCGGAGACTTACTCGCCTTTCCCATGgattatgatgcagtatcagtagaGTGCTACACCATCCTCCTTAAGGCCATCGCAAATCCCCCATcaatattgccaaaattacttttcgtagacatgacctccccctttaatgtttacattggcgaAGAGTCCCTCCCTGTCCGAACATATCACCCTCCCCCATCAATGTCTGAATAGTTGGCGTTTAGGCCACCCTACCAAACACTGCCGTTCACCAGCCCGATACCCTGTGTGTGCCTAACCTGGTCATAAttaatcaaactgctctgcacagtcatgcACGTGTGCCAGTGGTGGCGGTtacaataatgtatattataggggctgccctactTGCAAGTTTGAATCTAAAGTAGCAAGTCTTCAAATTCAGATTTGGATTCACTTTacgccagacaggaagcacgtcgacgaggtttctctctcaccccctactTCAGTAATTGCTCTGCCTCTCCAGtttcctcccaagatgtttctacatcaCCCCCATGTACTTCTTCCTCATCCTAGTCAAATTCTTTTCTAAACCCAAATATCCCAATCTCCACAAATATCCCAGACACTCTAATCTATACTTCTCTTCATCCTCGCTCATTTCATCGTACAAGACAAGCTAAATGCTCCATCCCATcttctaccccatcctctccatcagcctctccctccacccctaaaacatatgccccccctccccccattagaAATCCTTTGTTTCCCAGACTTCCCCAGCCGACTCCACTGcagaagacattcaaaactaccTACACCTCATCCTTCAATCTCTATGCCCCCATTActtctacactcaaagtaactgccgacatccatcaTCTTTCTACTCCCATTCCccctacacctcttcctcccacacctcCCAACACATCCCTTTTCCCCAATGCTTcaggtcctcctccttcttcctcgctatccctcccgcttccccttgGATGTGACCCTTTGTCACAGCAACCCCCTTCCCTGGTTTCTTTTCCTCCTGACATTCTCTCAGAAAATGTGATCTAAATGCCCTTaaacctgcctctctctctctctctctctctctctctctctctctctctctctctctctctctctctctctctctctctctctctctctctctctctctctctctctttctctcttctttctctctttctctctttttctttctctcttttctttctctctttttctttctctctttttctttctctctttttctttctctcttttctttctctctttttctttctctctttttctttctctctttttctttctctctttttctttctctcttttctttctctcttttctttctctcttttctttctctctttttctttctctctttttctttctctctctctgactctctaactctctccctctctccctccctccaactctctccctccttccctccctccttccctccctctctaaatcccaccttctctgtctgtctgtctctctctttctctccctctcgctctctctttccctctctctttccctctctctctctttctctttctctttctctctctttcccttactctctctctttccctctctctctcttttcctttctctctcttttcctgtctctctctttccccctctctctctcttttccccccccccctctctctttttgccccctctctttctcttcccccctctctttctctatctctatatttccctctttctctctctttccctctctcttcccctttccctttccctttctctcccccacccccctctctctctctctctctctctctctctctctctctctctctctctctctctctctctctctctctctctctctctcctctcctccctccctccctccctccctccctccctccctccctccctccctccctccctccctccctctctctccctctccatccccttctctccttcacacacacgcaccccgcCCTTTCACGGCCCGTATGGCGAGTTCATCAGGGCCGAGCCGCCTGCCTCCCCGCCCGGCGCCAGCTCGAGGATGACTGATGGTGGGTCCTCGGGGGGCGCGCCCTGAGCGAGGCGGCGCCGTGTTTGGCTCGCGTCAGTCATGATGGAGCGACCCTTCACGTttggcgcatgtgtgtgtgtgattagaaagagagagacatatatgtatacatacacacgtacctacctacttacatacatacgatatatatgtatatacatatatatatacaaataaataaatatatatataaaataaagcatatatgactatatatacatatatatatgtatatgtacacacacacacacacacacacacacacacacacacacacacacacacacacacacacacacacacacacacacacacacacacacacacacacacacacacacacacatatatatatatgtgtgtgtgtgtgtgtgtgtgtgtgtgtgtgtgtgtgtgtgtgtgtgtgtgtgtttgtgtttgtgtttgtgtttgtgtttgtgtttgtgtttgtgtttgtgtttgtgtttgtgtttgtgtttgtgtttgtgtttgtgtttgttcatatatatatatatatatatatatatatatatatatatatatatatatacacgtatatatatacatatatatatatatatatgtttatatatatatatatatgtttatatattcatttatttatttatctatttatgtttatatttatatctatatttatatctatatatacatttgtatatctatttattcatttatttactgatttagctattcatttatttatcaatgacTTGAAATCCTTAAAAGATTACTCATTAACCATGAACCACAGTGAAATGAATAGTATGTTTTTACATGTAGTTTGTTATCTCTCTGTTTGAAACACTTCTTCctactttcttattttcatcgAGGCAGAGGGTCATATTACCCTATGATCTCATGGCCAATCACAGCGCGAGAAAGGCAACCAATCAGCGCTTTCGGTAAACATACCTTGAAAGGCACATCCCTCAAGGAGGGCTTTTGTGAAATCAGTCACCAGTGTGTCTAGGACGGCCATTCGAGGAAGGCCTCCCTTGTGATTTAGCTCAGAGGATTTCATCTCGTTATACTGGGTATTATTTCGGAAAGGAGTTGATTGCGAATAGTTTCTGCGTTTCCCTAGATAGTAAACTGACATATATTTTCACCGTGTTGTCTTGAAATTGCTACGATAAGTATCGTATACATTTAAACAGTTACAGTATTAAAGTATCTTTCTGTTACTACTGTAACTTTCAACCTTGGGTAATAAAGAATAACTTCACACTATAAGATTAGGATTAGAAAAAAAGTGTAACGCTGGGTTGCGGAAGCCTCCTTAAAAGCTTTATACAAGACAGATTCGGCGACTCCGTTATTCCAGTTGTATAAACCAATTCCTTTACCAGGTAATCAAAGTAAAAAGGCGTTAAAAAAACACTTGCTTCACAGGGCACACTACAATATCCATTACCTCATACCGTTTCTAATCTTACGCAGGAACTGGACAGCTGACGGGGAATTACAAGAAGGCTCTCTACTCACCTACCACCTCTTTTAAGCCCGTTTACCTTGCCGGTGTCACCATGGCGGGTCGCAGGATGACCTACGCCATCTTCGCCTTAACGCTGCTGTGCGCGGGTCTCGGAGAAGAGACCGAATGCCCGAGCCAAGAGAACTCCTATGCAGTGACGGAAGTGCTGAGCGCCATGAACAAACTGCTGAACATTCTGGCCGAAGAGGTGCGAGAACTTAGATCCCAAGTGGTAGAGAGCTGCACGGCGAAGGACAACGAAACCCTGACTTGTGCAACGGAGGCCGGGCTGGCGGATACAACGGGAGGGGACGGTAAGAAACTAGAAGCTGGGGAGAAAGGTGTTCACACGCGCGCCTAtgtccacacacactcaaacgcacacacacacacacacacatacacactctcatacttatatgtgtgtgtttgtgtgtgtgtatatatatatatatatatatatatatatatttgtatagatatatatataacctctcaatagtgaattgagagaggcctttgtcctacactggaatgaatagctgttaaaaaactatatatatgtatatatatttttatctttatataatgtatatatatatatatacatatatatacatatatgtatatacatataatatatatatatatatatatatatatatatatatatatatatatatttatatgtgtgtgtgtgtgtattatttaatatatgtgtgtgtatatatatatatatatatatatatatatatatatatatatatatatatatatatatataatgtgtatatatagtatatatatatatatatatatatatatatatatatatatgtatataaatatatatatatatatatatatatatatatataatgtgtatatatagtatatatatatatatatatatatatgtatgtatatatatatatatatatatatttgtatagatatatatatataacctctcaatagtgaattgagagaggcctttgtcctacactggaatgaatggctgttaaaaaactatatatatgtatatatatttttatctttatataatgtgtatatatatatatatatatatatatatatatatatatatatacatatatatacatatatgtatatacatataatatatatatatttaatatatatatatatatatatatatatatatatatatatatatatttatatgtgtgtgtgtgtgtgtaatatttaatatatgtgtgtgtgtgtgtgtatatatatatatatatatatatatatattatatatatatatatatatatttatatactatatatacacattatatatatatatatatatatatatatatatatatatatatatatatgtgtatatatagtatataaatatatatatatatatatatatatatatatatatatatatatatataatgtgtatatagtatatatatatatatatatatatatatatatatatatgtatgtatatatatatacataaatgtatatatatacatatatatatatatatgtgtgtgtgtgtgtgtgtctctgtgtgtgtgtgtgtgtgtgtgtgtgtgtgtgtgtgtgtgtgtgtgtgtgtgtgtgtgtgtgtgtgtgtgtgtgtgtgtgtgtgtgtgtgtgtgtgtgtgtgtgagagagagagagagatagagagtgtgtgtgtatagatagataaatagatggacagaaatatatttttcagcagccattcattgtgtgtgtgtgtgtgtgtgtgtgtgtgtgtgtgtgtgtgtgtgtgtgtgtgtgtgtgtattatatacatatatgtacatatgatatatatatatatatatatatatatgtgtgtgtgtgtgtgtgtgtgtgtgtgtgtgtgtgtgtatgtatatataaacatatatttatataatatatatatatatatatgtgtgtatatatatatatatatatatatatatatatatagagagagagagagagagagagagagagagagagagagagatgtatatatgatacatttaagagagagagagggaaagcgagagagagagagatatatagggagggagagaaagagagaaagagagagagagagagagagagagagagagagagagagcgagagcgagagcgagagcgagagcgagagcgagagcgagagcgagagcgagagcgagagcgagagcgagagcgagagcgagagcgagagcgagagcaagagcaagagcaagagcgagagcaagagcgagagcgagagcgagagcgagagcgagagcgagagcgagagcgagagcgagagcgagagcgagagcgagagcgagagcgagagagagagagagagagagagagagggggagggagagagagagagagaaagtaatatatgtacataatatttaaatatacatatatatgtataatatatatgcatacatacatatatatacatatatgtatatatatatatatatatattatatatatatatatatatatatatatatatatatatatatatatatatgagatgagagagtgagtgtgtgcgtgcatctagTAAGAGCTTTTTAATTAAGGTGCGATCTCTATAGATTGTTGTTTCACTCCCCTCGCCTGGCCTTTGGCCCAAGGGTAAGGTTACATCAAAGAGAACTTTGTAT from Penaeus chinensis breed Huanghai No. 1 chromosome 31, ASM1920278v2, whole genome shotgun sequence includes:
- the LOC125041974 gene encoding uncharacterized protein LOC125041974; translation: MWLTSIAVIVAVTLVLAYSPEVHAATLDLNQLGEEPNEFGGDRHRRALAPDTFASPGNIAYSVVGFIMAGSLLFVNLFDPFRLPVTNFFDAAFGPRTERRRRREAGAAAVHKGLEVYVAETFDALVASMDKLEALAGSVEE